In one window of Eggerthella guodeyinii DNA:
- a CDS encoding helix-turn-helix domain-containing protein has protein sequence MGTCLRSKLTAFCPDWRSLDFYIVLLGLAFCRAWIVLCLSAVAVTTLVSHSNWMFLLAGSVAAAGVAVAARRAATQARFEVRLRGVTGALTVLCAVAMPIALACGQPIMLAVLVVVGGAASSFLQVLWGNEYARRPVPFALACYPATAVVIALLIALVVGERGFLAFFVFPVMSFVLLLVETSRIDKERPRDEPSGAAAAPVVPAAPAVPAERDRPALSRKSIAQLMVSIGVFSFLCRVFDSLPGEGVIDPFVVFGGSSVFALAVVGILFLLFAFLCGDRFEPVFAYRLSLPLMALGMAIVSLFFYDHWALSVLLIGIGYELFDIVTWILFVDLAQRREDAGGRYRVFGQGVAATLCGMGLGYLVGGELHARLLAESVQMSTVGILCVTVLVVTAFLVIPEGTIAQVVGRRGRLRGGERDGEEGEGPAAGAADVGAPAVPPLEKRCEALAIERHLTPREGEVLVLLARGRTLAIVMRDLQIAKGTAQTHIENVYAKLGVHKQQELIDLVEGCELKDGA, from the coding sequence ATGGGGACGTGCCTGCGGAGCAAGCTCACGGCGTTTTGCCCTGATTGGCGATCGCTCGATTTCTACATCGTGCTGCTGGGCCTCGCATTCTGCCGGGCGTGGATCGTGCTGTGCCTTTCCGCCGTCGCGGTGACCACGCTCGTGTCGCATTCGAACTGGATGTTCCTGCTTGCCGGCTCCGTGGCGGCCGCCGGCGTGGCCGTCGCGGCACGGCGTGCGGCGACGCAGGCGCGATTCGAGGTGCGGCTGCGCGGCGTCACGGGCGCGCTCACCGTGCTGTGCGCCGTCGCGATGCCGATAGCGTTGGCGTGCGGCCAGCCGATCATGCTGGCGGTGCTCGTGGTCGTCGGGGGCGCCGCCTCGAGCTTCTTGCAGGTGCTATGGGGCAACGAGTACGCGCGCCGCCCGGTTCCGTTCGCGCTCGCGTGCTACCCCGCCACGGCCGTGGTCATCGCCTTGCTCATCGCGCTCGTCGTCGGCGAGCGCGGGTTCCTCGCGTTCTTCGTGTTCCCGGTCATGTCGTTCGTGCTGCTGCTGGTCGAAACCTCGCGCATCGACAAGGAGCGCCCGCGCGACGAGCCTTCGGGCGCAGCGGCCGCGCCGGTTGTCCCGGCCGCCCCCGCCGTGCCGGCGGAGCGCGATCGGCCGGCCCTGTCGCGCAAGTCGATCGCCCAGCTGATGGTGAGCATCGGCGTGTTCAGCTTCCTGTGCCGGGTGTTCGACTCGCTTCCCGGCGAGGGCGTGATCGACCCCTTCGTGGTGTTCGGCGGCAGCTCGGTGTTCGCGCTGGCCGTGGTGGGCATCCTGTTCCTGCTGTTCGCCTTCCTGTGCGGCGATCGCTTCGAGCCCGTGTTCGCCTACCGCCTGTCCCTTCCGCTCATGGCGTTGGGCATGGCCATCGTCTCGCTGTTCTTCTACGACCATTGGGCGCTGTCGGTGCTGCTCATCGGCATCGGCTACGAGCTGTTCGACATCGTGACGTGGATTCTGTTCGTGGATCTGGCGCAGCGGCGCGAGGACGCGGGCGGGCGCTACCGGGTGTTCGGGCAGGGCGTGGCCGCCACGCTGTGCGGCATGGGGCTGGGGTATCTCGTCGGAGGCGAGCTGCACGCGCGCCTGCTGGCGGAGTCCGTGCAGATGTCCACGGTGGGCATCCTCTGCGTCACCGTTTTGGTGGTGACGGCGTTCCTCGTCATTCCCGAGGGGACGATCGCGCAGGTGGTGGGTCGTCGGGGGCGTCTGCGCGGCGGAGAGCGCGACGGCGAGGAGGGGGAGGGGCCTGCGGCGGGCGCGGCGGATGTGGGCGCTCCCGCGGTGCCGCCTTTGGAGAAGCGCTGCGAGGCCCTCGCCATCGAGCGGCATCTGACGCCTCGCGAGGGCGAGGTGCTCGTGCTTCTGGCGCGCGGGCGCACGCTGGCCATCGTCATGCGCGATTTGCAGATAGCCAAGGGGACGGCGCAGACGCACATCGAGAACGTGTACGCGAAGCTCGGCGTGCATAAGCAGCAGGAGCTCATCGACCTCGTGGAAGGCTGCGAATTGAAGGATGGGGCCTGA
- a CDS encoding peptidylprolyl isomerase — MGRIVLPVYTPHYIPTGDEVAVIETSRGTIRVQLVGKDAPVTVGNFVELAARGFYDKLKFHAHKPGSVVLGGCPTTRTLGPAQVDAAARGVIRGIHPGTGDARYTIVDEWEANPNNKHVLGSLCMAHKSDPNSGSCQFYFSLSEQPEFDDKFTVFGQTVEGLDVVQKLTIGDAIVHIGIEGADEEALAEAISHELPRPKTPKEVLEELERERAEREAAAAKEE, encoded by the coding sequence ATGGGACGAATCGTCTTGCCCGTATACACCCCGCACTACATCCCCACCGGCGACGAGGTCGCCGTCATCGAGACGTCGCGCGGCACGATCCGCGTGCAGCTGGTCGGCAAGGACGCGCCCGTGACCGTGGGCAACTTCGTCGAGCTGGCGGCGCGCGGCTTCTACGACAAGCTGAAATTCCACGCGCACAAGCCCGGCTCCGTGGTGCTGGGCGGTTGCCCGACGACGCGCACGCTGGGGCCGGCCCAGGTGGACGCCGCCGCGCGCGGCGTGATCCGCGGCATCCACCCCGGCACGGGCGACGCGCGCTACACCATCGTCGACGAGTGGGAAGCCAACCCGAACAACAAGCACGTGCTGGGAAGCCTGTGCATGGCGCACAAGTCCGACCCGAACTCGGGCAGCTGCCAGTTCTACTTCTCGCTGTCCGAGCAGCCCGAATTCGACGACAAGTTCACCGTGTTCGGTCAGACCGTCGAGGGCCTCGACGTGGTGCAGAAGCTGACGATCGGCGACGCGATCGTGCATATCGGCATCGAGGGCGCCGACGAGGAGGCGCTCGCCGAAGCGATCTCCCACGAGCTGCCTCGCCCGAAAACCCCGAAGGAAGTGCTCGAGGAGCTGGAGCGGGAGCGGGCCGAGCGCGAAGCGGCGGCGGCGAAGGAAGAGTAA